A part of Methanomassiliicoccales archaeon genomic DNA contains:
- a CDS encoding type I restriction enzyme HsdR N-terminal domain-containing protein, whose amino-acid sequence MGKIFDTFGTLTYANEAEVSQNFIIPLLTELLGYSREDIKPEKEYPVFKINYGRRSFSSDKLPKSQKPDYVVCNGTTDKPKFVVESKGPEEKLDNHLKQMTSYAIGVGVNFIVMTNGKSLMVNDVNEPIFFAETMEDLDIKSEILIHILSKDIQTTKKHAEIIQTINLKESLGMMYAGDDASFLKLQLSDFLSYLKKINEDLFDWQVPFEMESGIGQNIEQYPPEKMLQFRRKGLEGGIKDNTEKISLLDLINKDYGKIRIIIGPSGIGKSTTLRYLAYQKSTECLRGQSPLIPVYIQLRRYGLNLNIRSLIKNSLEKYGMTPSDARFSEMLNKNMFLFLFDGFDEIEEKYVIDAIHEIEAISEVGNSRFIISSRDSRPPFLHNASTFIIEPLDDEVVLEISGLYFGAEKYSFYNEMARCGIGKDAHNTLILTFLALIFKEDKYLPSSRRKTIQRIIELMKLWEKGKDSRASNTIEWDIRKRILAELAYEIIDGEKGVTLSSSEIDKVLIPLIKELKDGCSIPADVDKRGILEDLSLIGLVNYENNSISFCHRIFLDYFASEAFANKYSSKLTILSTKISKIYWTPIIELAAGSIEDGGTYVIDIEKSHLFLAGRCAVEVNNIDDEICHRISLSLARKCSSLVTITRFRAMNILRRLQSTYSEEIFYKLFMDCEYTDVKMMALKQLNIIGSTRGQELLSQNIDLSGNGRLFFDQTIPGNIALSIAHNKEGDYLKIIEIWKREPDLFTSQNCKDAILIVLRSGHMTDGLKKALLEFYLEKGDIEKTSKDGGLATVLIEIGDASIVPSLVESLKDMQEDKTYGMYTNEILASFKDDKVVDYLIGQVTEKKSDKNIIVECAKALSQSKGRVPKDVFIKLLDSKEQLVRAYALDGLQRFPAPTIKEYLVGHIDDVWWAQREAIKVLAEKGMLLELTKQRDFLGNISQPAFEILLEKIEDSKAIEMLPVLNDLLNYCQQDRSIVRVSKTFCIIGEVTKAKSILNELITNKGTHMEMYALSDIVEIAPIFDQEYAIEMVKFTLASTIQDERYRLFLEHQCIESLEKIGGESSLVILKEIALKNVVSNGGIVTERALRAMNALISKKDEEWYSNFIESYPQLNDSAFRRAIEGLGLIGSKASITKIQEIAAKNKSNQLTIDFCYSAMENVYILNGEYIEISDEELFGRLV is encoded by the coding sequence ATGGGTAAAATCTTTGATACTTTTGGCACGCTGACTTACGCCAATGAAGCGGAAGTGAGTCAGAACTTCATCATTCCCCTCTTAACAGAATTGTTGGGATACTCTCGAGAAGATATTAAACCTGAGAAAGAATACCCAGTCTTTAAAATTAATTATGGTCGCAGAAGTTTTTCTTCTGATAAGTTGCCTAAAAGTCAAAAGCCTGATTATGTTGTATGTAATGGGACGACCGATAAACCGAAATTTGTTGTTGAAAGCAAAGGTCCTGAAGAAAAGTTAGACAATCATCTAAAACAAATGACATCTTATGCCATCGGCGTCGGCGTAAATTTTATTGTCATGACTAACGGGAAAAGTCTGATGGTCAATGATGTCAACGAACCAATCTTTTTTGCTGAAACAATGGAGGATTTAGATATTAAATCTGAAATTTTAATACACATTTTGAGTAAAGATATTCAAACGACAAAAAAGCATGCGGAAATAATCCAAACAATTAATCTCAAAGAATCACTGGGAATGATGTATGCTGGAGATGATGCTTCCTTTTTAAAACTACAATTATCAGATTTTTTATCGTATCTTAAAAAGATAAACGAAGACTTATTTGATTGGCAAGTCCCTTTTGAAATGGAATCAGGAATTGGTCAGAATATTGAGCAGTACCCACCAGAAAAAATGTTACAATTCCGAAGGAAAGGTCTGGAAGGGGGTATCAAAGATAATACTGAAAAGATAAGTCTATTGGACCTTATCAACAAGGATTATGGAAAAATTAGAATCATAATTGGACCATCTGGTATTGGTAAATCAACAACCCTAAGATATTTAGCCTATCAAAAATCAACAGAATGTCTTCGCGGCCAGTCACCATTAATTCCCGTATATATTCAGCTCAGGCGATATGGATTAAATCTTAACATAAGGTCATTAATAAAAAATTCATTAGAAAAATATGGGATGACGCCATCGGATGCTAGATTTTCCGAGATGCTGAATAAAAATATGTTCCTTTTCTTGTTTGATGGATTCGATGAGATAGAAGAAAAGTATGTTATAGACGCAATTCACGAAATCGAAGCTATTTCGGAAGTGGGCAACAGCCGTTTTATAATATCTTCACGAGATTCTAGGCCACCCTTCCTACACAATGCATCGACATTTATCATAGAACCTCTTGACGATGAGGTGGTTCTAGAGATTTCGGGTCTATATTTTGGAGCTGAAAAATATTCATTCTATAATGAGATGGCGAGATGTGGAATTGGTAAAGATGCGCATAACACATTAATACTTACATTCTTGGCTTTAATCTTTAAAGAAGATAAATATCTCCCATCATCCCGAAGAAAGACGATTCAGAGAATTATTGAACTCATGAAATTGTGGGAAAAAGGCAAAGATAGCAGAGCATCGAACACAATTGAATGGGATATTAGAAAAAGGATTCTAGCTGAACTTGCCTATGAAATAATTGATGGGGAGAAAGGAGTAACTCTATCCAGTTCAGAAATCGATAAGGTGTTAATTCCATTAATCAAGGAGTTAAAGGATGGGTGTTCGATTCCTGCTGATGTTGATAAGAGGGGTATTCTTGAAGACCTTTCCCTAATCGGTTTGGTCAATTACGAAAACAATTCCATTTCATTTTGTCATAGAATTTTCTTAGATTATTTTGCCAGTGAAGCATTTGCAAATAAGTATTCATCAAAATTGACAATTTTATCAACGAAAATCAGCAAGATTTATTGGACTCCAATCATTGAATTGGCTGCTGGGAGTATAGAGGACGGGGGTACTTATGTTATCGATATTGAGAAGAGCCACCTATTTTTAGCTGGGCGTTGTGCCGTTGAGGTGAATAATATCGATGATGAAATTTGTCACCGTATTTCATTATCATTGGCTAGGAAATGTTCATCTCTTGTCACAATAACTAGATTCAGAGCAATGAACATCCTTCGTAGACTTCAATCAACTTATTCCGAAGAAATATTTTACAAGTTATTCATGGATTGTGAATATACCGATGTAAAAATGATGGCGTTGAAACAACTGAATATCATCGGCTCGACTCGTGGTCAGGAATTACTAAGTCAGAATATCGATTTGAGTGGCAATGGGAGGTTATTCTTCGACCAAACTATTCCAGGTAATATTGCTCTTTCTATAGCCCACAATAAGGAAGGGGACTATCTGAAAATTATCGAAATTTGGAAAAGAGAACCTGACTTGTTTACTAGTCAAAATTGTAAAGATGCAATCCTAATAGTCCTACGGTCGGGCCATATGACAGATGGATTAAAAAAAGCTCTATTGGAATTTTATCTTGAAAAAGGAGATATTGAGAAAACCAGTAAAGATGGCGGTTTAGCTACAGTTCTAATCGAAATCGGAGATGCAAGCATTGTACCGTCCTTGGTTGAGAGCTTGAAGGATATGCAGGAAGACAAAACTTATGGAATGTATACAAATGAAATATTGGCTAGTTTTAAGGATGATAAAGTTGTGGATTACCTGATTGGACAGGTTACCGAAAAGAAAAGTGACAAGAACATCATTGTAGAATGCGCGAAAGCACTTTCTCAGTCAAAGGGGAGGGTTCCAAAAGATGTGTTCATCAAGTTGCTTGATAGTAAAGAACAACTTGTGAGGGCTTATGCATTGGATGGGTTACAAAGATTTCCAGCTCCGACCATAAAAGAATACCTTGTTGGACATATTGACGATGTTTGGTGGGCTCAACGGGAAGCAATTAAAGTATTGGCGGAAAAAGGAATGTTACTAGAACTTACGAAACAACGAGACTTCCTAGGAAATATATCTCAACCTGCCTTCGAAATCCTCCTAGAAAAAATTGAGGATAGTAAGGCTATCGAAATGTTACCCGTTCTCAATGATTTATTAAACTACTGTCAACAAGATAGAAGCATTGTGAGGGTTTCAAAGACATTTTGCATCATTGGCGAAGTTACAAAGGCAAAATCAATTCTCAATGAATTGATAACAAATAAAGGTACACACATGGAAATGTATGCTTTATCAGATATAGTTGAAATTGCCCCAATATTTGACCAAGAATATGCAATTGAAATGGTAAAATTCACTCTAGCTTCAACCATTCAAGATGAACGATATAGATTATTTTTGGAGCATCAGTGTATCGAGTCCTTAGAAAAAATTGGTGGGGAGTCCTCTCTTGTAATCTTAAAAGAGATTGCTTTGAAAAATGTAGTAAGTAATGGTGGTATCGTTACCGAACGAGCTCTTAGGGCTATGAACGCGCTTATATCGAAAAAGGATGAAGAATGGTATTCGAATTTCATAGAATCTTATCCGCAGCTTAATGACAGTGCATTTCGCCGTGCTATTGAGGGATTAGGATTAATCGGGTCAAAGGCCAGTATAACAAAGATTCAAGAAATCGCGGCAAAAAATAAATCAAATCAATTAACTATTGATTTTTGCTACTCAGCGATGGAAAATGTTTACATCTTGAATGGAGAATATATTGAAATATCCGATGAAGAATTATTTGGCCGGTTGGTTTAA
- a CDS encoding DEAD/DEAH box helicase: MAGEELIKDVKEIYHKLIRREYSKYEQSKTIKSVSLQTKDFDELGIHPDFLEYLVDNGYLIKLGDGEYRTLLMDVVFRSADVRVKYGGTKYVLESELKLKVRPILRHDYIKFEREDKELRELKESITRKLGNSKLTENFLMALSRSGVIGLSKYQYQSIISILNSDKDVVVSAPTAFGKTYTFVIPMLVECLKADIEGANGSTAVIFYPRKSLGSDQMGKLIKLVDNINTCCGTKITIGIDEGDTKKRAEIRDGEIFRGIKCPHHDEQTLSFLDKRVYCPKGHHYLDFINSSKDSFKTNPPSIVITNIYSYPYRLSNTANWTNGYLNKDIKFFIFDEIHAYRGIVAGMLKYFIGILRSLVAPNARVVLSSATIPHLEDFVTEITSKKLDNMLDLVYKESRYGRDSEKLELYLLVGINPYTSWETYTHELAIYLSSVNRLRENKNLQSLIFIDSVKNINRVYGQAREAIKLGDPKDHFNSAIDVRHPYSYWAYNDKFKVNPEEIDTSKELLELRKEIDSNLSYHYSQRPDRFEIEEKIKKGNIDVVFTTSTLELGVDYDNVSVVVNAGIPFSLESIVQRVGRAGRKESTTLNTSLSIVVVKNNPLQYFYLYKGIDFLIDPDMMQKIPVSFNNQFVILYSSMLYSVATFAKQGGDVKGNVNTLRSIIDYIDKNETRIRAELGMRVDFSKIRENTKKIIEILGRDDIDDKCKEVQSYLNSLWLKDSLLEIDQDIGRIVEMVESSMERVATREREHFQKHLSSIKDLRKHILDETIELDELEVILCNLQNEVDQTKNMIRSQQHPLIESKKELQDLSQSLFDAAEGAGKTTATKGKLTKEQYGIFSRACEIHKSMSDHIIKLIETLVGVKFMGTQFMDQLIFIKPMHQSGNGEEEFLTNVVERIPPFELANVPFESKEARELTNAVGARHVWFPKPKYRYILTPDAVPRLITNLDTNGLSGGVASKMGSLMVPESIELIDVSALDKPLIIRVGTRQGPPLYIKYGSDSFSGSKVRGQYPIPRNIRSMYQEWKLKNYNLVKEATLAEIELMDERIINQDNNRWGLHK, from the coding sequence TTGGCGGGGGAAGAGTTAATCAAGGATGTCAAGGAAATTTATCATAAGCTTATTCGTCGGGAATACTCCAAATATGAGCAATCCAAGACGATTAAGAGCGTTTCCCTTCAAACCAAAGACTTTGATGAATTGGGCATCCATCCAGATTTTCTGGAATACCTTGTTGATAATGGCTATTTAATTAAGCTTGGAGATGGTGAATATCGAACCCTCCTGATGGATGTCGTTTTCCGCTCGGCGGATGTGCGAGTAAAATATGGTGGAACAAAATATGTGCTGGAATCCGAGTTGAAGCTAAAGGTTCGTCCAATTTTGAGGCATGATTATATAAAATTTGAAAGAGAAGATAAAGAGCTTCGAGAGCTTAAGGAATCGATAACAAGAAAGCTGGGCAATAGTAAGCTAACTGAAAATTTTCTCATGGCCTTGAGTCGGTCTGGGGTAATTGGATTATCAAAATATCAATATCAATCAATAATCAGCATTCTTAATAGTGACAAAGATGTTGTGGTCTCTGCTCCAACGGCATTTGGCAAGACCTATACATTTGTTATCCCAATGCTTGTAGAATGCCTCAAAGCGGATATTGAGGGGGCTAATGGTTCAACAGCTGTAATTTTCTACCCTCGAAAATCACTTGGCTCCGACCAGATGGGCAAGTTGATTAAATTGGTGGATAACATTAACACATGTTGTGGAACGAAGATAACCATTGGTATCGATGAGGGAGACACAAAGAAACGGGCAGAAATTAGAGATGGAGAAATTTTTCGAGGAATTAAGTGCCCCCACCACGATGAACAAACATTATCGTTTCTTGACAAGCGTGTTTATTGCCCAAAAGGTCATCATTATCTTGATTTCATTAATTCTTCAAAGGATAGTTTTAAAACCAATCCACCCAGCATTGTTATTACTAACATCTACTCGTACCCATACAGATTATCAAATACGGCAAACTGGACCAACGGCTATCTTAATAAGGACATCAAATTTTTCATATTCGATGAAATCCACGCATATCGGGGTATTGTCGCTGGAATGCTGAAGTATTTTATAGGAATCCTTAGGAGTCTAGTTGCACCTAACGCGAGGGTTGTTCTTTCTTCTGCAACAATCCCTCACTTAGAGGACTTTGTTACTGAGATAACATCAAAAAAATTAGACAACATGCTCGACTTGGTTTATAAGGAGAGTCGATATGGTCGAGATTCGGAGAAGTTGGAACTTTATCTCCTGGTGGGTATTAATCCATACACCTCTTGGGAAACCTACACCCACGAATTAGCTATCTACCTATCTTCAGTGAATAGGTTGAGAGAAAATAAGAACCTCCAGAGTTTGATTTTCATTGACAGCGTAAAAAATATCAACCGAGTCTATGGGCAGGCGAGGGAAGCTATCAAACTCGGTGACCCGAAAGACCATTTCAATTCAGCAATTGATGTGAGACACCCTTATTCTTATTGGGCATATAACGACAAGTTTAAAGTCAATCCAGAAGAGATTGATACAAGTAAAGAACTGCTGGAATTGAGAAAGGAAATAGATTCTAATCTAAGCTATCACTATTCTCAGAGGCCGGACCGCTTCGAAATCGAAGAGAAAATTAAGAAAGGAAATATCGATGTTGTATTCACTACATCGACTCTTGAACTCGGGGTGGATTATGATAATGTCTCTGTTGTGGTGAATGCGGGAATACCATTTAGCTTAGAGAGCATTGTCCAGCGTGTTGGTAGGGCAGGAAGGAAAGAAAGTACAACGCTGAATACTTCGTTATCTATTGTAGTTGTGAAGAACAATCCGCTCCAATATTTTTACCTGTATAAGGGCATCGATTTCCTCATCGACCCTGACATGATGCAGAAGATACCAGTCTCGTTCAACAACCAGTTTGTCATACTTTATTCCTCGATGCTGTATTCAGTAGCCACATTTGCAAAGCAAGGAGGCGATGTTAAGGGTAATGTTAACACGCTCCGGTCCATCATTGATTATATCGATAAAAACGAGACCAGGATTAGAGCGGAACTGGGTATGCGGGTAGACTTCTCTAAAATAAGAGAAAACACAAAGAAAATTATTGAGATATTGGGTAGAGATGATATTGATGACAAGTGCAAAGAAGTGCAGTCGTATTTGAATTCCTTGTGGTTGAAGGATTCTTTGCTAGAAATCGACCAAGACATTGGGCGTATAGTTGAGATGGTTGAATCCAGCATGGAAAGAGTAGCTACAAGAGAAAGAGAGCACTTTCAAAAACATCTATCCTCGATTAAGGACCTTAGAAAACATATATTAGACGAAACCATCGAATTGGATGAACTGGAAGTTATTTTGTGTAATCTGCAAAACGAGGTAGACCAAACAAAAAATATGATTAGGTCGCAGCAGCACCCACTTATTGAGAGCAAGAAAGAGTTGCAAGACCTTTCCCAATCACTGTTCGATGCTGCTGAGGGGGCTGGAAAAACCACCGCCACCAAAGGTAAGCTTACCAAAGAGCAGTATGGTATATTCTCGCGCGCCTGTGAAATTCATAAAAGTATGAGCGACCACATTATCAAGCTCATAGAAACTCTGGTTGGAGTCAAATTCATGGGCACTCAGTTCATGGACCAATTGATTTTCATTAAACCAATGCATCAATCTGGAAATGGGGAGGAGGAATTCCTGACCAATGTTGTTGAGCGCATACCCCCCTTTGAACTAGCCAATGTCCCATTTGAATCTAAAGAAGCTCGAGAATTGACTAACGCTGTGGGCGCTCGGCATGTATGGTTCCCCAAGCCAAAATATCGATACATTTTGACTCCAGACGCAGTTCCAAGGCTAATAACCAACCTTGACACCAACGGTTTATCAGGTGGGGTCGCCTCTAAAATGGGAAGCCTGATGGTCCCTGAGTCCATAGAGCTTATTGATGTTTCTGCATTGGATAAACCTCTCATTATTAGGGTTGGTACCCGTCAGGGACCGCCTCTCTACATAAAATATGGTTCTGATTCCTTCTCCGGCTCCAAAGTACGGGGGCAATATCCCATACCAAGGAATATCAGGAGCATGTATCAAGAGTGGAAGTTGAAAAATTATAATTTGGTCAAGG